TAATTTAGAAGAATTTTTTGAAAAAAGCGATGTTATCATTGACTTCTCATCTCCAAATGGTACTCACGAACTCTTAAATTACGCAAGAACAATGCCAAAACCTCTAGTAATTGGCACAACAGGACTAGATGAAAAAACTCTACATTTAATGCAAAATGCAAGTGAGGTAATGCCTGTTTTTTATGCGACTAATATGTCTTTAGGAGTTGCGGTTTTAAACCATCTTGCTAGCAAAGCAAGCCAAATGTTAAGAAATTTTGATATAGAAATTTTAGAAATGCACCATCGCCACAAAAAAGACGCTCCAAGTGGCACTGCTATGACTTTAGCACAAGGTGTAGCAAAAGCTAGAAATTTGGATCTTGAAAAAGTAAGAATAAGCGGAAGAGATGGCATTATAGGCGAAAGAAGCAAGGATGAAATTGCTGTGATGAGTCTAAGAGGTGGCGATATCGTAGGACGCCATACTGTGGGCTTTTATGAAGAGGGTGAATTTTTGGAATTAAACCATACTGCAACCTCAAGAGCAACTTTTGCTAAAGGAGCGATTAAAATCGCTATTTGGCTTAATACACAAGAGCCAAAAATGTACTCAATTAATGATTTTTTAGGAATTTAAAATGTGTGCAGTAGTAGGAGTTATAAATTCAAAAAATGCAAGTACTTATGCTTACTATGCTCTTTTTGCCATGCAACACCGAGGACAAGAGGCAAGTGGCATTAGCGTAAGCAATGGTAAAACTATCAAAACTATCAAAGCCAAAGGTGAAGTGAATCAAATTTTTAATC
The window above is part of the Campylobacter coli genome. Proteins encoded here:
- the dapB gene encoding 4-hydroxy-tetrahydrodipicolinate reductase, whose translation is MINIGIYGAKGRMGKQIEECLKSENKAKAAALFDKGDNLEEFFEKSDVIIDFSSPNGTHELLNYARTMPKPLVIGTTGLDEKTLHLMQNASEVMPVFYATNMSLGVAVLNHLASKASQMLRNFDIEILEMHHRHKKDAPSGTAMTLAQGVAKARNLDLEKVRISGRDGIIGERSKDEIAVMSLRGGDIVGRHTVGFYEEGEFLELNHTATSRATFAKGAIKIAIWLNTQEPKMYSINDFLGI